A part of Citrifermentans bremense genomic DNA contains:
- a CDS encoding STAS domain-containing protein: MNLASETRKDIVILYVKEERLDAHNSTELKSAVQKLFEDGKKNVLVDLKDVRFIDSSGLGALVSGFKNAISHQGNLKLSSLQSQVKSMFELTRLHRVFEIFPSTMEAIENFQS; the protein is encoded by the coding sequence ATGAACCTAGCGAGCGAGACGAGGAAGGACATCGTTATCTTATACGTCAAAGAAGAGAGGCTGGACGCTCACAACTCCACCGAACTTAAGAGCGCAGTGCAGAAACTTTTCGAGGACGGAAAGAAAAACGTCTTGGTAGATCTTAAGGATGTACGCTTCATTGACAGTTCCGGCCTCGGTGCGTTGGTTTCGGGATTCAAGAACGCCATCTCGCATCAGGGAAACCTGAAGCTGTCGTCGCTGCAGTCGCAGGTGAAGTCGATGTTCGAACTGACCCGCCTGCACAGGGTTTTCGAGATTTTCCCGTCCACCATGGAGGCAATCGAGAATTTCCAGTCCTAG
- the lgt gene encoding prolipoprotein diacylglyceryl transferase — protein MTFPNIDPVFLRVGPLEFRWYGLMYIIGFISAYFIILSGVKRKNLPLAKDDVADLIFTVALGVILGGRFGYILFYNLAYYLAHPLKLFAVWEGGMSFHGGLIGALLASLIYIRKHKLRFYPLADIGFLAAPVGLGCGRIGNFINGELYGRVTDVPWAIVFPGGGPLPRHPSQLYEAFLEGPVMFLILYLISRKVKRDGVVVWSFVALYGLFRFLLENFREPDQQLGFLIGGLSMGQLLSLPMLLIGGLMALYRLRKG, from the coding sequence ATGACCTTCCCCAATATCGACCCGGTGTTTCTGCGCGTGGGCCCCCTTGAGTTTCGCTGGTACGGGCTCATGTACATCATCGGATTCATCTCTGCCTATTTCATCATCCTCTCCGGCGTCAAGAGAAAGAATCTCCCTTTGGCAAAGGACGACGTCGCGGACCTGATCTTCACCGTCGCGCTGGGAGTCATACTGGGGGGGCGCTTCGGGTACATCCTGTTCTACAACCTCGCCTACTACCTCGCCCACCCTCTGAAGCTCTTCGCGGTATGGGAGGGGGGGATGTCGTTTCACGGGGGGCTCATCGGGGCGCTCTTGGCAAGCCTCATCTACATCCGCAAGCACAAGCTCCGCTTCTATCCCCTGGCCGATATCGGCTTTCTCGCGGCGCCGGTCGGGCTTGGTTGCGGCAGGATCGGGAACTTCATAAACGGCGAGCTCTACGGGCGGGTGACCGACGTTCCCTGGGCGATTGTCTTTCCCGGTGGAGGGCCGCTGCCGCGCCACCCCTCGCAACTCTACGAGGCGTTCCTCGAGGGACCGGTCATGTTCCTGATCCTGTACCTGATCTCACGCAAGGTGAAGCGCGACGGGGTGGTGGTGTGGTCGTTCGTAGCCCTGTACGGGTTGTTCCGGTTTTTGTTGGAGAACTTCAGGGAACCCGACCAGCAGCTGGGTTTTCTCATCGGGGGACTTTCGATGGGGCAGCTTTTGAGCCTGCCGATGCTGCTCATCGGAGGACTCATGGCGCTTTACCGCTTGAGAAAGGGTTGA
- a CDS encoding ATP-binding protein: MEGNTIEVDIKVPNKTRYLSLIGKIGEDIARELERYSGDKDVLAYHLNLVLTEAMVNAIKHAGPKEPEKLVRIVITLHLDDLTIRVYDDGQGFDINSIPAPNFEELEDRGRGIFLIRSLMDSVCYRKNCKENILEMKKKLS, translated from the coding sequence ATGGAAGGAAACACGATCGAGGTCGACATCAAGGTCCCCAACAAGACCCGCTACCTGAGTCTTATCGGTAAGATCGGGGAGGACATAGCGCGAGAGCTGGAGCGTTACAGCGGCGACAAGGACGTCCTCGCCTATCATCTGAACCTGGTGCTCACCGAGGCGATGGTGAATGCGATCAAGCACGCGGGGCCCAAGGAGCCGGAGAAGCTGGTGCGCATCGTCATCACCCTGCACCTGGACGACCTGACCATCAGGGTCTACGACGACGGGCAAGGCTTCGACATCAACTCGATCCCCGCCCCCAACTTCGAGGAACTAGAGGACCGGGGGCGCGGCATCTTCCTGATCCGCTCCCTCATGGACTCGGTCTGCTACCGGAAAAACTGCAAGGAGAACATCCTGGAGATGAAGAAAAAGCTCTCCTGA